Proteins encoded in a region of the Enterococcus gilvus ATCC BAA-350 genome:
- a CDS encoding ThuA domain-containing protein — MIKVTVWNEFRHEKKDKKVQEVYPQGIHKVLADFLSKDGFSVKTATLDDEEHGLTVETLLETDVLIWWGHIAHEEVTDEIVDRVHQRVLEGMGLIVLHSGHFSKIFKKLMGTSCDLKWREDGKHSRMWVVKPSHPIVEGIGETIELDQEEMYGEHFDIPAPDELVLISWYLGGEVFRSGCTFYRGMGKIFYFQPGHETYPSYYNEKVQKVISNSVYWANSKNNLNPIYGHATAVEDNENRRVEK; from the coding sequence TTGATTAAAGTAACCGTTTGGAATGAGTTTAGACATGAAAAGAAAGACAAAAAAGTACAAGAAGTGTACCCACAAGGAATTCATAAGGTATTAGCAGACTTTTTATCAAAAGATGGTTTTAGTGTTAAAACAGCAACTTTAGATGATGAGGAACATGGCTTAACTGTAGAGACACTACTTGAAACAGATGTGCTAATTTGGTGGGGACATATCGCTCATGAGGAAGTAACCGATGAAATTGTTGATAGAGTCCACCAAAGAGTTTTAGAAGGAATGGGTTTAATTGTTCTTCACTCTGGTCATTTTTCCAAAATATTTAAAAAATTAATGGGAACTTCCTGTGATTTAAAATGGCGAGAAGATGGCAAACACAGCCGAATGTGGGTTGTAAAACCTAGTCACCCCATTGTTGAAGGAATTGGCGAAACAATCGAATTAGATCAGGAAGAAATGTATGGTGAGCATTTTGATATTCCGGCTCCTGACGAATTAGTCTTAATCAGTTGGTATCTTGGAGGAGAGGTCTTTCGCAGTGGATGTACTTTTTATCGTGGAATGGGAAAAATATTTTACTTTCAGCCGGGACATGAGACGTATCCCAGTTACTATAATGAAAAAGTACAAAAAGTAATTTCTAATAGTGTTTATTGGGCTAATTCAAAAAATAATTTGAATCCAATTTATGGTCACGCAACAGCAGTTGAAGATAATGAAAATCGGAGGGTTGAAAAATGA
- a CDS encoding sugar phosphate isomerase/epimerase family protein, which translates to MKLGVFTPLFNQMDFDNMIEVVSKHGLQTVEIGTGGSPGNAHLDIDKLLNNSEARKEYLTKLENKGLSISALSCHNNPISPIEKEASEADELLKKTIKLAEKMNVSVVNGFSGVSGGNANDTQVNWPVLPWPTEYSDNYNFQWEKKLIPYWKEINHISENSGVKIGIELHGGFLCHTPFTMLKLREATGPSIGCNLDPSHLWWQGIDPIAAIKILGEEKAIHHFHAKDTYLDQDNINMYGLTDMQPYEKVKSRAWTFRSVGCGHDLKTWSDMVSMLRLYGYDHALSIEHEDPLMSIEEGLTRAVTNLKSILIKEQPADMWWA; encoded by the coding sequence ATGAAATTAGGTGTTTTTACTCCATTATTTAATCAAATGGACTTTGATAATATGATTGAAGTAGTGTCTAAACATGGGCTTCAAACGGTGGAAATTGGTACAGGCGGATCACCGGGAAACGCTCATCTAGATATTGATAAATTATTGAACAATAGCGAAGCTCGTAAAGAATATTTAACAAAATTAGAAAATAAAGGATTGAGTATCTCTGCATTAAGTTGCCACAATAATCCGATTTCTCCTATTGAAAAAGAAGCATCAGAAGCTGATGAATTACTTAAAAAAACTATCAAGTTAGCTGAAAAAATGAACGTTTCAGTAGTTAATGGGTTTTCAGGTGTTTCTGGAGGAAATGCTAATGATACACAAGTCAATTGGCCGGTGCTACCTTGGCCAACAGAATACTCGGACAACTATAATTTTCAATGGGAGAAAAAGCTAATCCCATATTGGAAAGAAATTAATCATATCTCAGAAAACTCCGGTGTAAAAATTGGGATCGAACTTCATGGAGGTTTCTTATGTCATACTCCGTTCACTATGTTGAAGCTAAGAGAGGCAACAGGTCCATCAATTGGGTGTAATTTGGATCCAAGTCATTTATGGTGGCAAGGAATTGATCCTATTGCGGCAATCAAGATTTTGGGTGAAGAAAAAGCGATTCATCATTTCCACGCAAAGGATACTTATTTGGATCAGGATAATATCAATATGTACGGTCTGACCGATATGCAACCATATGAAAAAGTAAAGAGTCGTGCGTGGACATTTCGTTCTGTTGGTTGTGGTCATGACTTAAAAACATGGTCGGACATGGTATCTATGCTGCGTTTATATGGTTATGATCACGCTTTGAGTATTGAACATGAAGATCCGTTGATGTCAATTGAAGAAGGTTTGACAAGAGCGGTAACTAATTTGAAAAGTATTTTGATTAAGGAACAACCTGCGGATATGTGGTGGGCTTAA
- a CDS encoding Gfo/Idh/MocA family protein, whose protein sequence is MRPINFAVVGYGGMGSYHVKKIMSKESERINVIGTYDISESQNILSKKDGYIVFDSFQSILDDSNVEAVLIATPNDTHKNLVIQALESGKHVVCEKPVTLNTVEFDDILAVAEKSGKKFIVHHNRRWDPDFLIIQELYQNNQLGDIFQIESRVQGANGIPGDWRHLKKHGGGMVLDWGVHLFDQLLYLIDSPIKKITTDLSFILGDEVDDGFSCAIQFENGVRTVIEVGTTNYTKLPRWYIKGTKGTAKIDDWDLSGEMIVASELQPSTSPKPIQAGVGLTKTMAPPSEEATSKIEFPIINKDISFYQNFYDVVRNQSEPIVKNEEVRKVMKLIDFILFGEKNIKEAEAAYLF, encoded by the coding sequence ATGAGACCAATCAATTTTGCTGTAGTTGGTTATGGCGGTATGGGGAGTTATCACGTTAAGAAGATCATGTCAAAAGAATCAGAACGAATCAACGTCATTGGAACATATGATATTTCAGAGAGTCAAAACATCTTATCAAAAAAAGATGGTTATATTGTATTTGATTCGTTTCAATCAATCCTTGATGACAGTAATGTAGAAGCAGTTTTGATTGCCACACCCAATGATACTCATAAGAATTTAGTTATTCAAGCTTTGGAATCAGGTAAACATGTAGTTTGTGAGAAACCCGTGACTCTTAATACAGTTGAGTTTGATGATATTCTAGCAGTTGCAGAAAAATCTGGAAAAAAATTTATAGTTCATCATAATAGGCGATGGGACCCAGATTTTCTAATCATTCAAGAATTGTATCAAAACAATCAACTAGGAGACATTTTTCAAATCGAGTCCCGGGTTCAAGGAGCGAACGGGATACCAGGAGACTGGCGTCATTTGAAAAAGCACGGTGGAGGAATGGTATTAGATTGGGGTGTTCATCTATTTGATCAATTATTGTATCTTATCGATAGCCCGATTAAAAAAATAACCACTGACTTAAGTTTTATTTTAGGGGATGAGGTTGATGATGGCTTTTCATGTGCTATTCAATTTGAAAATGGTGTTCGTACAGTAATTGAAGTAGGAACAACAAATTATACAAAGCTACCACGGTGGTATATAAAAGGGACTAAAGGAACTGCTAAAATTGATGATTGGGATCTTTCAGGAGAAATGATTGTTGCGTCAGAATTACAACCTTCAACCTCTCCTAAACCCATTCAAGCAGGAGTAGGATTAACAAAGACTATGGCTCCACCATCTGAGGAAGCAACATCTAAAATAGAATTTCCAATTATCAACAAAGATATATCATTCTATCAAAATTTTTATGATGTTGTTCGTAATCAATCAGAACCAATCGTAAAAAATGAGGAAGTTCGCAAGGTAATGAAATTGATTGACTTCATCCTTTTTGGAGAAAAAAATATAAAAGAAGCAGAAGCCGCATATTTATTTTAA
- a CDS encoding sugar O-acetyltransferase, whose product MKTQKERMIQGEMYMPNDDELRLLNFKNRTLISEYNSTTVTQKSRRKEILKNLLGKTGESFHFEPPFHCDYGENIVIGENFYANFDCIMLDVAPITIGENVLLGPRVSFYTPGHPIDHEIRNSGLEFATAINVGNNVWIGGSTVINPGVTIGNNVVIGSGSVVTKDIPDNVVAAGVPCKVLREITASDTKYWKEKKKAYERDIEL is encoded by the coding sequence ATGAAAACTCAAAAAGAACGTATGATTCAAGGTGAAATGTATATGCCAAACGACGACGAGCTTAGACTGTTAAATTTCAAAAATAGAACTTTAATATCTGAATACAATTCAACGACAGTTACTCAAAAAAGTAGAAGAAAGGAAATTCTCAAAAATTTACTTGGAAAAACAGGAGAGAGTTTTCATTTTGAACCACCGTTTCATTGTGATTATGGTGAAAATATTGTTATTGGCGAAAATTTTTATGCAAATTTTGATTGTATCATGTTAGATGTTGCGCCTATCACGATCGGTGAAAATGTTTTATTAGGACCTAGAGTTAGTTTTTATACCCCAGGACATCCGATAGATCATGAAATCAGAAATAGCGGTTTAGAATTTGCTACAGCTATCAATGTTGGCAATAATGTATGGATTGGCGGGAGTACCGTCATTAATCCAGGAGTGACCATTGGCAACAATGTTGTTATCGGTTCTGGTTCTGTAGTAACAAAAGATATTCCAGATAATGTTGTTGCTGCAGGAGTTCCGTGCAAAGTACTACGGGAAATTACTGCCAGCGATACAAAGTACTGGAAGGAAAAAAAGAAAGCATATGAAAGGGATATAGAACTATAA
- a CDS encoding MerR family transcriptional regulator: protein MSYSNIGEVAKITELTIDTLRYYEKEELISIERGSNKIRKYSHTDIESIKFIKCLKSMGMEIKEIKRFVDLEQQGDSTLAERIEILENQIRMINQRMNNLRKYIQTLKTS from the coding sequence ATGTCGTATTCAAACATTGGAGAAGTCGCAAAAATTACGGAGCTTACTATAGATACTTTGCGATACTATGAGAAAGAAGAACTTATCTCAATCGAGCGTGGATCGAATAAAATCAGGAAGTATTCTCATACTGATATAGAGTCGATCAAGTTCATTAAGTGTCTAAAATCTATGGGAATGGAAATCAAAGAAATCAAGAGGTTTGTTGATCTGGAGCAGCAGGGTGATTCTACTCTAGCTGAGAGAATTGAGATATTAGAGAATCAGATTCGAATGATCAATCAGAGAATGAATAACCTCAGAAAGTACATCCAGACATTAAAAACTTCATAA
- a CDS encoding SDR family NAD(P)-dependent oxidoreductase, whose translation MMKKSKYVVITGASSGIGYATAKAFAEREKNLILIARRKEKLLELKNEIIAIHPELDIIVKSIDLSIEKNLYQLFDDLNDFEIETWINNAGFGYYSQLAEQDIQKTVKMIRLNVEALTILSMLFVEKYQNVTGTQLINVSSAGGYTIVPTAITYCGTKFFVSSFTEGLARELMDTGAKMRAKVLAPAATKTEFGKVANDLESYDYDKAFETYHSSDQMAHFLLDLYDSDKTVGHINRETFTFELSDGLFNYSDNSSSNQKP comes from the coding sequence ATTATGAAGAAGTCGAAATATGTAGTCATTACTGGTGCCAGCTCTGGAATTGGTTATGCCACAGCAAAAGCATTTGCCGAGAGAGAAAAGAATCTTATCTTGATCGCTAGAAGAAAAGAAAAATTACTCGAATTAAAAAATGAAATTATTGCGATTCATCCCGAACTAGATATCATTGTCAAAAGCATCGACTTATCGATCGAGAAAAATTTATATCAGCTATTTGATGATTTAAACGATTTTGAAATCGAAACGTGGATCAATAATGCTGGCTTTGGCTATTACAGCCAATTAGCAGAACAAGATATTCAAAAGACAGTTAAGATGATTCGCTTAAACGTTGAAGCTTTGACAATTCTTTCAATGCTCTTTGTTGAGAAATATCAAAATGTAACCGGAACTCAATTAATCAACGTTTCGTCTGCTGGTGGATACACCATTGTTCCAACAGCGATCACGTATTGCGGAACCAAGTTCTTCGTTAGTTCTTTTACTGAAGGTCTTGCACGTGAGTTAATGGATACTGGCGCTAAAATGAGAGCAAAAGTTTTAGCCCCTGCAGCGACGAAGACCGAATTCGGAAAAGTTGCAAATGATCTTGAGTCCTATGATTATGACAAAGCTTTCGAAACCTATCACTCTAGTGATCAAATGGCACACTTCTTACTTGATTTATATGACAGTGACAAAACAGTTGGTCACATCAACAGAGAAACATTTACTTTTGAATTGAGTGATGGATTATTTAATTATTCAGATAATTCTTCAAGCAATCAAAAACCATAA
- a CDS encoding MerR family transcriptional regulator: MEYGIGEFSKITDLSIDTIRFYEREGLIIPRRDANNRRVFEECDIGWIDFIKKLKMTGMKLKDIKYYAELRYQGDRTIDKRLELLYRQADILFMKQKEVSEHIKYLYNKIDIYNNKLEEQHKNRDSDQHLESA, encoded by the coding sequence ATGGAATATGGTATTGGTGAATTTTCAAAAATAACGGATTTATCTATTGATACGATTCGTTTTTATGAAAGAGAAGGATTGATTATTCCGAGAAGAGATGCTAATAATAGGCGTGTTTTCGAAGAATGTGATATTGGTTGGATTGATTTTATAAAAAAACTAAAAATGACTGGTATGAAACTAAAAGATATAAAGTATTACGCTGAACTTCGCTATCAAGGTGATAGAACAATTGATAAACGATTAGAATTACTTTATCGACAAGCTGATATTTTATTCATGAAGCAAAAAGAAGTCTCTGAACATATAAAGTATCTTTATAATAAGATTGATATCTACAACAATAAGTTAGAAGAACAGCATAAAAACAGGGATTCTGATCAGCATTTAGAATCAGCATAA
- a CDS encoding carboxymuconolactone decarboxylase family protein, with the protein MDQEKYDLGFDTLNKLNPGTSEKVKNGLSEIAPDVADYIINFAFGDIYNRPHLDLKQRQVVTLTALLTQGDTDHQLFTHIKGARNFGWEEDEIIEMFIQTLPYVGFPRVLNAIETAKRAFKNS; encoded by the coding sequence ATGGACCAAGAAAAATACGATTTAGGGTTTGATACTCTAAATAAATTGAATCCAGGCACTAGTGAAAAGGTAAAAAATGGGTTAAGTGAGATCGCTCCTGACGTTGCCGACTACATTATAAATTTTGCGTTTGGCGATATTTATAATCGACCACATCTAGACCTGAAGCAAAGACAAGTTGTGACATTAACCGCGCTATTAACACAAGGAGACACAGATCATCAGCTTTTTACTCATATCAAAGGAGCTAGAAACTTTGGTTGGGAAGAGGATGAGATTATCGAAATGTTTATTCAAACTCTTCCTTATGTTGGTTTTCCCAGAGTATTGAATGCGATCGAAACAGCCAAAAGGGCATTCAAAAATAGTTAA
- a CDS encoding trans-sulfuration enzyme family protein — protein MNINTKIIHGYPMIDEKTGASSIPKIQASTFHQKDLSATQKYTYSRFGNPTVEAMEQAVAALENGEFGIAFSSGVAAISSVLLLLSARDHIVLCQNIYGGTYQIVVNLLDSFNIEYTFVEEMPASNWEEVIKENTKMIYMETPSNPTLKITDIQAVSAIAKEKDIITVCDNTFMTPYYQNPLDLGVDIVIHSGTKFLNGHSDVVAGIVVTNDVIQNQRIVNQRTILGGILGVEDAWLLMRGIKTLGVRMERSEYNALLISSVLNRNDNVKKVYHPSLNSHYGRKTHTRQARGFGSVLSFELENVAAVENFLQKVTIPLVGVSLGGVETILSYPWSMSHGGMTEEEKMTRQVTPELIRLSVGIEDVADLIMDLEQALQ, from the coding sequence ATGAATATTAACACAAAGATAATCCATGGTTACCCCATGATTGATGAGAAAACTGGGGCATCATCTATTCCCAAAATACAAGCTTCTACATTTCATCAGAAAGATTTATCTGCAACACAGAAGTACACCTACTCACGATTCGGAAATCCAACCGTTGAAGCAATGGAGCAGGCAGTGGCTGCTTTGGAAAATGGCGAGTTCGGGATTGCGTTTTCGTCTGGTGTTGCTGCAATCAGTTCAGTATTGCTTCTTCTATCAGCGAGAGATCACATCGTTCTTTGCCAGAACATCTATGGTGGTACTTATCAGATTGTTGTGAATTTACTAGATAGTTTCAATATTGAATACACGTTTGTTGAAGAGATGCCGGCTTCAAATTGGGAGGAAGTGATAAAAGAAAATACCAAAATGATTTACATGGAAACTCCTTCGAATCCAACTTTGAAGATTACAGATATTCAGGCCGTTTCAGCAATCGCAAAAGAAAAGGACATTATTACCGTTTGTGATAATACCTTTATGACTCCTTATTATCAGAATCCTTTGGATCTTGGGGTAGATATCGTGATCCATAGTGGAACAAAATTTTTAAATGGTCATAGTGATGTCGTCGCGGGAATAGTTGTTACGAACGATGTCATTCAAAATCAAAGAATCGTCAATCAACGAACTATTTTGGGCGGTATTCTCGGGGTAGAAGATGCTTGGTTATTGATGAGAGGGATAAAAACACTCGGGGTTCGTATGGAACGATCCGAGTATAACGCTTTGCTTATTTCTAGTGTATTAAATAGAAACGATAATGTGAAAAAAGTTTATCATCCTTCGCTGAATAGTCACTATGGAAGAAAAACTCATACGAGACAAGCCAGAGGATTTGGAAGTGTTCTGAGTTTTGAGTTGGAAAATGTAGCAGCGGTTGAGAACTTTCTTCAAAAAGTTACGATTCCTTTAGTTGGTGTAAGTTTGGGAGGAGTTGAGACAATCTTGTCTTACCCTTGGTCAATGTCCCACGGGGGAATGACTGAAGAAGAAAAAATGACCCGTCAAGTAACACCAGAACTTATTCGACTATCAGTAGGTATTGAGGATGTCGCTGATTTAATCATGGATCTTGAACAAGCGTTGCAATAG
- a CDS encoding AfsA-related hotdog domain-containing protein: protein MSNTLNTVLEQEESYLLVYKNSEKEVTESTDKKEIEFSSLRELELLKLALGDTVDRIYIGTNGEIANSALNEASWNYRNPQEMYDISTKIPIPKIVIDEIKDSNKPIGKEMVHKKNPENVLISEPKNHGNVWYFKGFSDIAELNSDHLSDHVDGIKLFEAFRQATLASLHLNGLQHNGVVALTNFKIDYISYVELDEPYIIQAIPACEKDGGAMFCVFNIIQGDKVVTKGFLGAYTFRSKEIYLEKRRK from the coding sequence ATGAGTAATACACTAAATACAGTTTTAGAACAAGAAGAAAGTTATTTGTTAGTTTATAAAAATAGTGAGAAAGAGGTTACTGAATCAACTGACAAGAAAGAAATTGAATTCAGTTCCCTGAGAGAATTGGAGCTATTGAAATTAGCTTTAGGTGATACTGTTGATCGTATTTATATTGGAACGAACGGTGAAATAGCGAATAGCGCGTTGAATGAGGCTTCATGGAATTACCGAAACCCACAAGAAATGTATGATATCTCTACAAAGATTCCCATTCCCAAAATAGTGATTGATGAGATTAAGGACAGTAATAAACCAATTGGTAAAGAGATGGTTCACAAGAAAAACCCTGAGAACGTCCTTATATCTGAACCTAAAAATCATGGGAATGTTTGGTACTTTAAAGGTTTTTCGGATATTGCTGAATTAAACTCGGATCACCTTTCAGATCACGTCGATGGAATCAAATTATTCGAGGCCTTCCGTCAAGCAACATTGGCATCTCTTCATTTAAATGGACTACAACATAATGGAGTAGTTGCACTGACAAATTTCAAAATTGACTATATCAGTTATGTTGAGCTTGATGAGCCCTATATCATCCAAGCGATTCCTGCTTGTGAGAAGGATGGCGGGGCAATGTTTTGTGTCTTTAATATTATTCAAGGAGATAAAGTTGTTACTAAAGGATTTCTTGGCGCCTATACCTTCCGTTCGAAAGAGATTTATTTAGAAAAAAGAAGAAAATAG
- a CDS encoding Cof-type HAD-IIB family hydrolase, giving the protein MERKSKFKLAAFDMDGTTLNSQHQLSEQTIESINKFSENNIKIVFATGRMESAVEKHLEHINSDGLVITHNGGLIKNLKTGEVLSKRTVPKTIVDEVFSFSQENGALLHINYENQVYILREHVLSTTYAKELGIDLSIFPKSFSVTEEPLSLLLIDEKEKLEEYLDMMKIHYHDQFDYVLIPWIKNKWMLQFLAPDTSKGQAVIELSRILGIDPDSEVISFGDSYNDLEMIAGTYFGVAMDNACKELKDVAKYVTKSNDDDGVSFVLEQLVMNEERFLCNF; this is encoded by the coding sequence GTGGAAAGAAAAAGTAAATTTAAACTAGCTGCGTTTGACATGGATGGCACGACGTTAAATAGTCAACATCAGCTTAGTGAACAAACAATTGAATCTATCAATAAGTTTTCTGAAAATAATATAAAGATCGTTTTTGCGACTGGTCGGATGGAATCGGCAGTGGAGAAACATCTTGAACATATAAATTCAGACGGGTTAGTCATTACCCATAATGGTGGCTTGATTAAAAACTTAAAAACAGGAGAAGTTTTATCAAAAAGAACTGTACCAAAAACTATCGTTGATGAGGTGTTTTCTTTTAGTCAAGAAAATGGAGCGCTTCTGCACATTAACTACGAAAATCAAGTTTATATCCTCAGAGAACACGTTCTTAGTACAACATACGCAAAAGAACTAGGAATTGATCTATCCATTTTTCCAAAATCTTTCAGTGTCACGGAAGAACCACTTTCGTTACTGCTGATTGATGAGAAAGAAAAGCTAGAAGAGTATTTAGACATGATGAAAATTCACTATCATGATCAATTTGATTATGTACTCATTCCTTGGATCAAAAATAAATGGATGCTGCAGTTTCTTGCTCCGGATACTTCTAAAGGACAAGCGGTCATTGAACTGTCACGGATACTTGGAATCGATCCGGATTCGGAAGTCATCAGTTTTGGGGATAGTTATAACGATCTTGAAATGATCGCAGGAACTTATTTCGGGGTGGCGATGGATAATGCCTGTAAAGAATTGAAGGACGTTGCCAAGTATGTCACTAAAAGCAATGATGATGATGGCGTTTCTTTTGTTCTGGAACAATTAGTAATGAATGAAGAAAGATTTTTATGTAACTTTTAA
- a CDS encoding tautomerase family protein → MPFFTITTSLPLNKEEKEKISLTITKLTVSELKVAPDKVQVLVQTGDKENFARSGVSPTSSTFSSDSRKVDGLFEASYFSGTVSEEDLILVELDIWRNFSVNEKSILGYKITDFFKKEYHVSGDNVLILIRDMDPSNWIQNGVSGIDEEFLDRSRNR, encoded by the coding sequence ATGCCGTTTTTTACCATTACAACTTCTTTACCTCTTAATAAAGAAGAGAAAGAAAAAATCAGTCTAACGATCACAAAATTGACTGTTAGTGAATTAAAAGTCGCTCCTGATAAGGTGCAAGTCTTAGTACAAACAGGGGATAAAGAGAATTTTGCAAGATCAGGTGTGTCACCAACAAGTTCAACTTTCAGCAGCGATAGCAGAAAAGTGGATGGATTATTTGAGGCTAGTTATTTTAGCGGAACCGTCAGTGAGGAGGACTTGATATTAGTCGAATTGGATATCTGGCGTAATTTTTCCGTTAACGAAAAATCTATTTTAGGATATAAAATCACTGATTTTTTTAAAAAAGAATATCATGTGTCTGGTGACAATGTTCTTATTTTAATAAGAGATATGGACCCATCGAATTGGATTCAAAATGGTGTGTCGGGAATTGATGAAGAATTTTTGGACAGAAGCAGAAATAGATAA
- a CDS encoding tautomerase family protein, whose protein sequence is MSIVQIYGWKGISSENKKAWIRECTSVISESFQEPLDEITVFINEIPSENWGQAGAVGTDDDWLEKSRVKTLEDNDYARN, encoded by the coding sequence ATGTCAATAGTACAAATATATGGATGGAAAGGTATTTCATCTGAAAATAAGAAAGCATGGATCAGGGAGTGTACCTCCGTCATATCAGAAAGCTTTCAAGAACCGCTTGATGAGATCACCGTATTCATCAATGAGATTCCTAGTGAAAATTGGGGTCAGGCAGGTGCCGTTGGAACGGATGACGATTGGTTAGAGAAATCTCGTGTTAAGACATTGGAGGATAATGATTATGCCCGTAATTAA
- a CDS encoding tautomerase family protein → MPVIKVELMSKSTKEQKEKLIFDLTKKTYDLLNIPPEKISVVIQEVGNESWGRGGFTRNHPDFDTLSRKHQM, encoded by the coding sequence ATGCCCGTAATTAAAGTGGAGCTTATGAGCAAAAGCACGAAAGAGCAAAAAGAGAAATTGATCTTTGATCTGACGAAAAAAACCTATGATCTACTAAACATTCCACCTGAAAAAATATCTGTCGTCATCCAAGAAGTAGGGAATGAGTCATGGGGAAGAGGTGGGTTTACAAGAAACCATCCTGATTTTGACACGTTGAGTCGCAAGCATCAGATGTGA
- a CDS encoding acetyl-CoA C-acetyltransferase — translation MNRKVVITSAVRTPIGSMGGSLSDTPVTDLGSHVIRGAIDKSNITPDLVDEVFMGCVFQAGQGQNVARQAAMKAGVPFHKPATTINVLCGSGLQTVNMAAKFIAAGHSEIIVAGGMENMSASPYLLPKARYGYRLGSGEIVDSMIKDGLEDAFNDYHMGVTAENIAEKWELSREELDQFVFTSQSNAVRAIEEKKFVEEILPFEIKTKRANHLFSEDESIRKDTTLEKLGKLRPVFMKDGKVTAGNSSGISDGAAAVLLMSEEKAIEMDIPILAYWEAGELAGVEPSIMGIGPVDSTRKVLSKTGLTIDDIELVELNEAFAAQSIAVIRELGLRQELVNVNGGAIALGHPLGASGCRILVSLIHEMIRRDTRIGLAALCVGGGMGCSTIIRRD, via the coding sequence ATGAATAGAAAAGTAGTAATAACCAGTGCCGTGCGAACACCAATCGGTTCGATGGGAGGATCATTGAGCGACACTCCTGTGACTGATCTTGGTAGTCATGTCATTAGAGGGGCGATTGATAAAAGTAATATCACTCCTGACCTAGTGGATGAAGTTTTTATGGGCTGTGTCTTTCAAGCTGGACAAGGGCAAAATGTGGCGCGACAAGCAGCGATGAAAGCAGGAGTTCCCTTTCATAAACCAGCAACTACGATTAATGTACTTTGTGGTTCAGGATTGCAGACGGTGAATATGGCAGCGAAATTTATTGCCGCAGGCCATTCAGAGATCATTGTTGCTGGTGGGATGGAAAATATGTCTGCAAGTCCTTATCTTCTACCAAAAGCTAGATATGGTTACAGGCTTGGTTCTGGAGAAATAGTTGATTCCATGATCAAGGATGGATTAGAAGATGCCTTCAATGATTATCACATGGGTGTAACGGCAGAAAATATTGCAGAAAAATGGGAATTGAGTAGGGAAGAACTCGATCAGTTCGTGTTCACCAGTCAATCGAATGCAGTAAGGGCGATTGAAGAAAAAAAGTTCGTTGAGGAAATTCTTCCTTTTGAAATTAAAACAAAAAGAGCAAATCACTTATTTAGTGAGGATGAGAGTATTAGGAAAGATACTACGTTGGAAAAATTAGGAAAATTGCGTCCAGTCTTTATGAAAGATGGAAAAGTCACCGCAGGAAACTCTTCAGGAATCAGCGATGGAGCTGCTGCAGTCCTTTTGATGAGTGAGGAAAAGGCAATCGAGATGGATATCCCTATTTTGGCTTATTGGGAAGCTGGTGAGTTAGCGGGAGTAGAGCCTTCAATTATGGGAATCGGTCCTGTAGATTCTACGAGAAAAGTTTTATCGAAAACAGGTTTAACGATTGATGATATTGAACTTGTAGAATTGAATGAAGCCTTCGCCGCACAGTCGATCGCAGTAATCAGGGAGCTTGGTTTGAGGCAAGAGCTTGTCAATGTAAATGGTGGAGCAATTGCTTTAGGCCATCCTCTTGGCGCCTCTGGTTGCCGAATCCTCGTGTCGTTGATCCATGAAATGATTCGAAGGGACACTAGAATTGGATTGGCCGCATTATGTGTTGGTGGAGGAATGGGATGCTCTACCATTATCCGTAGAGACTAA